In Helianthus annuus cultivar XRQ/B chromosome 9, HanXRQr2.0-SUNRISE, whole genome shotgun sequence, the following are encoded in one genomic region:
- the LOC110879817 gene encoding serine/threonine/tyrosine-protein kinase HT1, whose protein sequence is MMKLNWLKPNLKNEKMERRRLSLGEYKRSVSWSKYLVSSGGSIKANGGGGGEQEEEWSADMSQLFVGNKFASGRHSRVYRGVYKSKDVAIKLVSQPEEDRELALMLENQFTSEVVLLFRLQHPNIITLVAACKKPPVFCVITEYMAGGSLRAYLHQQEPYSVPPNLVLKMALDIAWGMQYLHSQGILHRDLKSENLLLGENMCVKVADFGISCLESQCGSAKGFTGTYRWMAPEMIKEKKHTKKIDVYSFAIVLWELLTALTPFDDMTPEQAAFAVCQKNARPPLHDSCPMAFRQLICRCWSGKPDKRPGFDEIVSILERYAACVEENPDFLTTYEPDNGSLFGCDRGCFGPCKTSYGN, encoded by the exons ATGATGAAACTAAACTGGTTGAAGCCGAATTTGAAGAATGAGAAGATGGAGAGGAGGAGGTTATCTCTTGGAGAGTACAAGAGATCAGTTTCATGGTCCAAATATCTGGTATCATCTGGAGGTTCTATAAAAGCTaatggaggaggaggaggagaacAAGAGGAAGAATGGAGTGCTGATATGTCACAGCTGTTTGTTGGGAACAAGTTTGCTAGCGGGAGACATAGTAGGGTTTACAGAGGGGTTTATAAATCGAAAGATGTCGCCATAAAGCTTGTTAGTCAGCCGGAAGAAGATAGAGAGTTGGCGTTAATGCTGGAGAACCAGTTTACTTCAGAAGTCGTCTTGCTCTTTCGTCTTCAGCATCCCAACATCATCACT TTAGTTGCGGCTTGTAAAAAACCTCCTGTGTTTTGTGTGATCACCGAGTACATGGCGGGTGGGTCCCTTAGGGCGTATCTCCATCAACAGGAGCCATATTCAGTGCCACCCAATCTAGTTTTGAAGATGGCTCTTGACATTGCATGGGGAATGCAATATCTTCATTCTCAAGGCATACTTCACCGGGATCTAAAATCCGAAAATTTACTGCTTGGTGAAAATATGTGTGTAAAAGTAGCCGATTTTGGTATCTCATGTTTAGAGTCTCAATGTGGTAGTGCAAAAGGATTTACTGGTACTTACCGTTGGATGGCACCCGAAATGATCAAAGAGAAAAAACATACTAAAAAAATTGATGTTTACAGTTTTGCAATTGTTCTTTGGGAGCTTTTAACTGCTTTGACACCTTTTGATGACATGACTCCAGAACAAGCAGCATTTGCTGTCTGTCAAAAG AATGCTAGACCTCCGTTACATGATTCATGTCCAATGGCGTTTCGCCAGCTTATCTGCCGATGTTGGTCAGGCAAACCAGATAAACGGCCAGGATTTGATGAGATTGTGAGTATTCTTGAGAGATATGCAGCATGTGTGGAGGAAAATCCTGATTTCTTGACTACATATGAACCCGATAATGGTAGTTTATTCGGCTGTGACCGTGGTTGTTTTGGTCCCTGTAAAACTTCTTATGGGAATTAA